One Curtobacterium sp. MCLR17_032 genomic window carries:
- a CDS encoding Rv3654c family TadE-like protein — MRPVGERGSATVVLIAVLATTSIVTAALLGAAGHRVAAARARGAADAAALAAAAATVGLVTDPPCVAAERLARVNAAVLVGCGVDGARARVEVSVGTGPLSAHAVAVAGPRP; from the coding sequence ATGCGGCCGGTCGGTGAGCGTGGTTCCGCGACGGTCGTGCTCATCGCGGTCCTGGCGACGACCAGCATCGTGACGGCCGCGTTGCTCGGTGCCGCCGGCCACCGGGTCGCGGCCGCGCGTGCCCGAGGCGCAGCTGACGCGGCGGCGCTCGCCGCGGCGGCAGCGACCGTCGGCCTCGTGACGGACCCACCCTGCGTCGCCGCTGAACGACTCGCTCGGGTCAACGCAGCCGTCCTCGTCGGCTGCGGTGTCGACGGCGCGCGCGCCCGGGTCGAGGTCTCCGTCGGCACCGGTCCGCTGTCCGCCCACGCGGTCGCCGTCGCCGGTCCGCGGCCGTGA
- a CDS encoding TadE family type IV pilus minor pilin, which translates to MRAVHRVGCGPGRDRGSVTVEFALALPVVAVVLTVGIAGVLAVDGQGRLQTAAAVAARATARGDEPAARQALDQADAESVRVEHAAGLVCVHAGRPAGTGPFSGIVLQGDSCATDEADAAGR; encoded by the coding sequence ATGAGAGCAGTACATCGTGTCGGGTGCGGCCCCGGGCGCGACCGCGGCTCGGTCACGGTCGAGTTCGCCCTCGCACTGCCCGTCGTCGCGGTCGTCCTGACAGTCGGGATCGCCGGGGTGCTCGCCGTCGACGGGCAGGGGCGGCTGCAGACCGCCGCTGCCGTCGCTGCCCGGGCCACCGCTCGCGGGGACGAGCCGGCTGCTCGGCAGGCGCTCGACCAGGCGGACGCCGAGTCCGTCCGGGTCGAGCACGCTGCCGGCCTCGTCTGCGTCCACGCCGGGCGTCCCGCCGGGACGGGGCCCTTCTCGGGCATCGTCCTGCAGGGGGACAGCTGCGCAACGGACGAAGCCGATGCGGCCGGTCGGTGA
- a CDS encoding DUF4244 domain-containing protein — MREHHRVHWTALRSRIAEERGSATAEYAVVILAAVAFAGVLVAVMRSGEVQAILTDLVRTALTP; from the coding sequence ATGCGGGAACACCATCGGGTGCACTGGACGGCGCTGCGGAGCCGGATCGCCGAGGAGCGGGGATCCGCCACGGCGGAGTACGCGGTCGTCATCCTCGCCGCGGTCGCCTTCGCCGGGGTGCTCGTCGCAGTGATGCGCTCCGGAGAGGTCCAGGCGATCCTGACCGACCTGGTCCGGACGGCGCTGACTCCATGA
- a CDS encoding type II secretion system F family protein, with protein sequence MTPPDDALAVARAVDRVAVLVAAGVPPPRALTLVAELGAGAGAGAGSGPRRSSSVGRPPSPGESEVDGVLAVAARTGSPVVPALRALAGALRDRAAAERAVRTALAGPRASARVVLALPAFGVLLGSAWGVDTVGVLTRTPLGWSCVVVAALLVAVAVRWSRHLLAAAAADTGGAPGLLLEVWAVALSGGGAWSDADRTVAAVYGDRDWPEVDRRRLAETLALADHAGVPAAGLLRAAAVDRRADAAAEGLVRAERLGVRLVLPLGVCVLPAFVCVGVVPVVLGILSSTSPGLR encoded by the coding sequence GTGACGCCGCCGGATGATGCGCTCGCCGTGGCGCGCGCGGTGGATCGCGTCGCGGTGTTGGTGGCGGCCGGGGTGCCGCCGCCCCGGGCGCTGACGCTGGTGGCCGAACTCGGAGCCGGCGCCGGAGCCGGCGCCGGCTCCGGACCACGCCGGTCGTCGTCCGTCGGGAGGCCGCCCAGCCCCGGTGAGTCCGAGGTCGACGGCGTGCTCGCCGTGGCTGCCCGGACCGGATCGCCCGTCGTCCCCGCACTCCGCGCCCTCGCCGGAGCCCTGCGTGACCGGGCCGCAGCGGAGCGAGCGGTGCGCACGGCCCTCGCCGGTCCACGGGCCAGCGCCCGGGTGGTCTTGGCACTGCCGGCCTTCGGTGTGCTGCTCGGCTCGGCATGGGGCGTCGACACCGTCGGCGTCCTCACCAGGACGCCGCTTGGGTGGTCCTGCGTCGTCGTCGCAGCACTGCTCGTGGCCGTGGCCGTGCGCTGGAGCCGGCACCTGCTCGCCGCCGCGGCGGCCGACACCGGGGGAGCGCCCGGCCTGCTCCTCGAGGTCTGGGCCGTCGCGCTGTCCGGCGGCGGCGCCTGGTCCGACGCTGATCGGACGGTCGCGGCGGTCTACGGCGACCGCGACTGGCCCGAGGTGGACCGGCGGCGGCTCGCCGAGACCCTCGCCCTGGCAGACCACGCCGGCGTCCCGGCAGCCGGGCTCCTCCGCGCCGCTGCCGTCGACCGACGCGCTGACGCCGCTGCCGAGGGTCTGGTGCGGGCCGAACGACTCGGGGTGCGGTTGGTGCTGCCGCTCGGGGTCTGCGTGCTGCCGGCGTTCGTGTGCGTCGGGGTGGTGCCCGTCGTGCTCGGGATCCTCTCCTCCACATCTCCCGGACTCCGCTGA
- a CDS encoding ATPase, T2SS/T4P/T4SS family has product MHRHRAPFLPGTPRPEHRRQAAALVDFEELAPLVADDRVTDVLVLGGRGVWTDRGGALTAVSGLVLSERRTRDLARALVARGGRHVDETTPCADVRHGDGIRVHVVLAPVSVLGTTISIRLPQNALPTIDRLADGGFFQHVPRAVVERAVQERRNVLVTGATGSGKTTLLAAMLGSVPTNERIVTVEDVAELRIDHPHVVALEARQANAEGAGALGTERLLREALRMRPDRIVVGECRGAEIRELTSALNTGHDGGAGTVHANGVGDVAARLEALGALAGLGPESLARQAASAFDLVLHVERRNGVRRLAEVGRFGVDRQGRLEVVAVAESGAGLGPGPGPGRGPAAVSVGASTGFEGRGRSGSPAGASGGERARRARVAPARVDGDSDDGVGPLPTSGNASGVDRGVTGPPDRPGAPGGPGGGAGGGVGPAGVHDADTGDGGVARQRPRAASGAHRRTRGA; this is encoded by the coding sequence ATGCACCGGCATCGCGCACCGTTCCTCCCCGGCACCCCACGTCCGGAGCACCGTCGTCAGGCCGCCGCGCTCGTCGACTTCGAGGAACTCGCACCCCTCGTCGCCGACGACCGCGTCACTGACGTCCTGGTGCTCGGGGGACGCGGGGTCTGGACCGACCGTGGCGGTGCGCTCACCGCGGTCAGCGGCCTGGTCCTCTCGGAACGGCGGACCCGTGACCTCGCTCGAGCCCTCGTGGCCCGCGGTGGTCGCCACGTCGACGAGACCACACCGTGCGCGGACGTCCGTCACGGCGACGGCATCCGGGTCCACGTGGTCCTGGCGCCGGTGAGCGTCCTCGGCACCACCATCTCGATCCGACTGCCACAGAACGCACTCCCGACGATCGACCGGCTCGCCGACGGCGGCTTCTTCCAGCACGTGCCGCGGGCCGTCGTCGAACGGGCCGTGCAGGAACGACGGAACGTCCTCGTCACCGGGGCGACCGGCAGCGGCAAGACGACCCTGCTCGCAGCGATGCTCGGGTCGGTCCCGACGAACGAACGGATCGTCACGGTCGAGGACGTCGCCGAACTCCGGATCGACCACCCGCACGTCGTCGCCCTCGAAGCGCGGCAGGCCAACGCAGAGGGCGCGGGTGCGCTCGGGACGGAACGGCTGCTCCGCGAAGCGCTGCGGATGCGGCCCGACCGCATCGTCGTGGGGGAGTGTCGGGGCGCCGAGATCCGCGAGCTCACCTCGGCGCTGAACACCGGGCACGACGGGGGAGCGGGGACGGTCCACGCGAACGGGGTCGGCGACGTCGCGGCGCGGCTCGAGGCGCTCGGGGCGCTCGCCGGGCTGGGTCCGGAGTCCTTGGCACGGCAGGCGGCGAGTGCGTTCGACCTCGTCCTGCACGTGGAGCGCCGGAACGGGGTCCGGCGGCTCGCGGAGGTCGGGCGGTTCGGCGTGGACCGGCAGGGGCGGCTCGAGGTGGTGGCGGTGGCGGAGTCCGGGGCTGGACTCGGGCCCGGGCCCGGGCCCGGGCGTGGGCCTGCGGCGGTGTCGGTCGGAGCGAGCACGGGGTTCGAGGGGCGCGGGCGGTCCGGTTCGCCCGCGGGGGCGTCCGGCGGGGAGCGGGCACGCCGCGCCAGGGTGGCGCCCGCGCGTGTCGACGGTGACAGCGACGACGGTGTCGGTCCTCTGCCCACCAGCGGGAACGCCAGCGGGGTCGATCGTGGCGTCACCGGCCCTCCCGACCGTCCCGGCGCTCCCGGCGGTCCCGGCGGTGGCGCCGGCGGTGGTGTCGGTCCCGCTGGAGTGCACGACGCCGACACCGGTGACGGCGGTGTGGCGCGCCAGCGACCTCGCGCCGCCAGCGGCGCCCATCGACGGACCCGCGGAGCGTGA
- the acs gene encoding acetate--CoA ligase, producing MTIPQQDQTRADQTGAGQNPADQNQTDHTPGDATTFPPSPEFVADAVADRALHDAASADRVAFWAEQSRALLEWRTPFTSTLDWSAAPFARWFADGELNVAENCLDRHVRAGNGDRVAIHFEGANGDTRTITYAQLTADVQRAANMLAGLGVTQGDRVVVYLPLIPEAVVTMLAIARLGAIHSVVFGGFSAESLRARIEDAGAKVVVTADGGWRRGAVSPLKPAVDEALQGEGTESVEHVLVVQRGGNDVEWTDRDRWWHDEFAAAAPEHEAQAFPAENPLFILYTSGTTGKPKGIVHTSGGYLTQAAYTHKNVFDMHPEKDVYWCTADIGWITGHTYVVYGPLANGVTQVLYEGTPDEPKPGRWWDLVDAYGVTVLYTAPTAVRAAMKAGRQIPEARSLESLRLLGSVGEPINPEAWQWYRQVIGHDRTPIVDTWWQTETGGIMISALPGVTKLKPGAAQTPLPGIVAEIVDDDGNRVGPGGSGYLTITEPWPAMARGIWGDQDRFVETYWSRFPGRYFAGDGARLDGEGDIWVQGRVDDVMNVSGHRLSTAEIESALVGHEGVAEAAVVGAADETTGQAVVAFVILTADAAADVDRVSAATELRNWVGKRIGPIAKPRQVVIVPELPKTRSGKIMRRLLRDAAEGRRIGDTTTLADPTVMATIAELM from the coding sequence ATGACGATTCCGCAGCAGGACCAGACCCGTGCCGACCAGACCGGTGCCGGCCAGAACCCGGCCGACCAGAACCAGACCGACCACACCCCCGGTGACGCCACGACGTTCCCGCCGTCGCCGGAGTTCGTGGCCGACGCGGTGGCCGACCGAGCCCTGCACGACGCCGCCAGCGCGGACCGGGTGGCCTTCTGGGCCGAGCAGTCCCGCGCCCTGCTGGAGTGGCGGACACCGTTCACGAGCACGCTCGACTGGTCCGCAGCCCCGTTCGCCCGCTGGTTCGCTGACGGCGAGTTGAACGTCGCCGAGAACTGCCTGGACCGGCACGTCCGCGCGGGCAACGGCGACCGCGTCGCGATCCACTTCGAGGGCGCGAACGGCGACACCCGCACCATCACCTACGCGCAGCTGACCGCCGACGTGCAGCGTGCGGCGAACATGCTCGCGGGCCTCGGCGTCACGCAGGGCGACCGCGTCGTCGTCTACCTGCCGCTGATCCCGGAGGCCGTGGTCACGATGCTGGCGATCGCCCGCCTCGGTGCGATCCACTCGGTCGTCTTCGGCGGCTTCAGCGCAGAGAGCCTGCGCGCCCGCATCGAGGACGCCGGCGCCAAGGTCGTCGTGACGGCCGACGGCGGTTGGCGCCGGGGTGCCGTCTCGCCGCTCAAGCCCGCGGTCGACGAGGCCCTGCAGGGCGAGGGCACCGAGAGCGTCGAGCACGTGCTGGTGGTCCAGCGCGGCGGCAACGACGTCGAGTGGACCGACCGGGACCGCTGGTGGCACGACGAGTTCGCCGCAGCCGCCCCGGAGCACGAGGCGCAGGCGTTCCCCGCCGAGAACCCCCTCTTCATCCTGTACACGTCCGGCACGACCGGCAAGCCCAAGGGCATCGTGCACACCTCAGGCGGCTACCTGACCCAGGCGGCGTACACGCACAAGAACGTGTTCGACATGCACCCAGAGAAGGACGTCTACTGGTGCACCGCCGACATCGGCTGGATCACCGGGCACACCTACGTCGTCTACGGCCCGCTCGCGAACGGCGTGACACAGGTCCTGTACGAGGGCACCCCCGACGAGCCGAAGCCCGGCCGGTGGTGGGACCTCGTCGACGCGTACGGCGTCACGGTCCTCTACACCGCACCCACCGCGGTGCGCGCGGCGATGAAGGCCGGCCGGCAGATCCCGGAGGCACGCAGCCTCGAAAGCCTGCGCCTGCTGGGCAGCGTCGGGGAACCGATCAACCCCGAGGCCTGGCAGTGGTACCGGCAGGTCATCGGTCACGACCGCACCCCGATCGTCGACACGTGGTGGCAGACCGAGACCGGCGGCATCATGATCTCGGCCCTGCCCGGCGTCACGAAGCTCAAGCCCGGCGCCGCCCAGACTCCGCTGCCCGGCATCGTCGCTGAGATCGTCGACGACGACGGCAACCGCGTCGGACCGGGTGGCAGCGGCTACCTCACGATCACCGAGCCGTGGCCTGCGATGGCCCGCGGCATCTGGGGTGACCAGGACCGCTTCGTCGAGACGTACTGGTCACGCTTCCCCGGCCGCTACTTCGCCGGCGACGGTGCCCGTCTGGACGGCGAGGGCGACATCTGGGTGCAGGGACGCGTCGACGACGTCATGAACGTCTCCGGGCACCGGTTGTCCACGGCCGAGATCGAGTCGGCACTGGTCGGTCACGAGGGCGTCGCCGAGGCAGCGGTCGTCGGTGCCGCCGACGAGACGACCGGACAGGCGGTGGTCGCGTTCGTGATCCTCACCGCCGACGCCGCGGCGGACGTCGACCGCGTGTCCGCGGCGACCGAACTGCGCAACTGGGTCGGCAAGCGGATCGGCCCGATCGCGAAGCCCCGCCAGGTCGTCATCGTCCCCGAGCTGCCGAAGACGCGCTCGGGCAAGATCATGCGCCGCCTGCTCCGCGACGCCGCCGAGGGCCGACGCATCGGCGACACGACGACGTTGGCCGACCCGACGGTGATGGCGACCATCGCGGAACTGATGTGA
- a CDS encoding RidA family protein — MSIEDRLRELGLTIPAVAAPVAAYVPAVVSGSHVFTAGQLPFVDGALPVTGKVGSAVDAETATAQARQAALNGLAAVQSVAGSLDRVAKVVKVTVFVASDPSFTGQPGVANGASQLIGDVFGEAGIHARSAVGVAVLPLDAPVEVELIVELTD, encoded by the coding sequence ATGAGCATCGAGGACCGCCTGCGCGAGCTCGGCCTCACGATCCCGGCCGTCGCCGCGCCCGTCGCGGCGTACGTCCCGGCCGTGGTCTCGGGCTCGCACGTCTTCACCGCGGGGCAGCTGCCCTTCGTCGACGGCGCCCTCCCGGTCACCGGCAAGGTCGGGTCCGCGGTCGACGCCGAGACCGCGACCGCGCAGGCTCGGCAGGCCGCACTGAACGGCCTCGCCGCCGTGCAGAGCGTCGCCGGGTCGCTCGACCGGGTGGCGAAGGTCGTCAAGGTGACCGTCTTCGTCGCCTCGGACCCCTCCTTCACCGGTCAGCCCGGCGTCGCGAACGGCGCCTCGCAGCTCATCGGCGACGTCTTCGGTGAAGCGGGCATCCACGCCCGCAGCGCCGTCGGCGTCGCGGTGCTCCCGCTCGACGCCCCCGTCGAGGTGGAGCTGATCGTCGAGTTGACGGACTGA
- a CDS encoding transglycosylase domain-containing protein, which produces MSAQKTSARRTKPVSAVGAFIGFVGFSALAGLLVTIGVTPAIAVAGVTTTSTIGVFESLPEYIELGDLPQRNEVLAYQGGKPVHLATVYDQNRQELKYDQISDNLKNAAIDGEDKRFWDHGGVDMTSLVRAGVGTVAGGGLGDSGGGSTLTMQLVRNIKMQQALELPTQEERLKAYNEATKVSVSRKLEEMKLAIGLAKKYSKKDILTGYLNIAFFGDQTYGVQAAAQHYYGKNATDLTPAEGASILAIVQSPNTRNLSDPKFYEANVARRDVILKSMYAQKHIDKKQFDEAIASKPADYVHLTDPTQGCKASAGNGSQFFCDYAVQIVKQMSQLGATQKQRDAAWRNGGYTIQTTLNLDLNNAQKDLINQYAPNTESRFALGGVLNSVEADTGRVLTMVQNKNYNQLAKCGSQGADPNACAPATDTGLNLSVDQQYGGGEGFQTGSTFKPFTLLNWLQNGHGLQEIVNGTPRTFSSFTQCKSPIYTPYPVRNDAPGEGGNMTVENATYRSINNSYVQMAQKLDFCDIRDTAESLGVHLAKPRATSTEYADDMSKKTTSDVRTNPSFVLGTNYIAPLTMAAAYAGIANKGTFCRPIAIDNVTNADGKSLGGQPKDCTQAIDPQVAATAIYALKKVLTIGTAVNGRTPDGFDEFAKTGTTDEADQIWLVGATSKAATAAWMGNIEGKQSLRFVYGPNGQYAGSRTALWRQAQAVVNTQYPGGEFETPSAAAIRGNSITVPNVAGQTPDAARAALANVGLTYVDGGVQSGGGTAGTVSSTSPAAGLQLSKGSSVTVYTTDGSQASVPDVGGKKVDDAKSTLSDAGFTNVAVAGDYERGNGKNECTVAAVAPGAGTATAKTTGVTLKLFGNKDGKAPKDCR; this is translated from the coding sequence ATGTCTGCCCAGAAGACGTCTGCCCGTCGGACCAAGCCCGTCTCCGCAGTCGGCGCCTTCATCGGTTTCGTCGGCTTCAGCGCACTCGCCGGTCTGCTCGTCACGATCGGGGTCACCCCGGCCATCGCGGTCGCCGGTGTGACGACGACCTCGACCATCGGGGTGTTCGAGTCCCTGCCCGAGTACATCGAGCTCGGCGACCTGCCCCAGCGCAACGAAGTGCTGGCGTACCAGGGCGGCAAGCCCGTGCACCTGGCGACGGTCTACGACCAGAACCGCCAGGAACTGAAGTACGACCAGATCAGCGACAACCTGAAGAACGCGGCCATCGACGGCGAGGACAAGCGCTTCTGGGACCACGGCGGGGTCGACATGACTTCGCTGGTGCGAGCTGGTGTGGGGACGGTCGCGGGCGGTGGCCTCGGTGACTCGGGCGGTGGCTCGACCCTGACCATGCAGCTGGTCCGCAACATCAAGATGCAGCAGGCACTCGAGCTCCCGACACAGGAAGAGCGCCTCAAGGCCTACAACGAGGCCACGAAGGTCTCGGTCTCCCGCAAGCTCGAGGAGATGAAGCTCGCGATCGGGCTCGCGAAGAAGTACTCGAAGAAGGACATCCTCACCGGGTACCTCAACATCGCCTTCTTCGGCGACCAGACCTACGGCGTGCAGGCCGCGGCCCAGCACTACTACGGCAAGAACGCCACGGACCTGACCCCCGCAGAGGGCGCGTCGATCCTGGCCATCGTGCAGTCGCCGAACACCCGCAACCTGTCGGACCCCAAGTTCTACGAGGCCAACGTCGCCCGACGTGACGTCATCCTCAAGTCGATGTACGCGCAGAAGCACATCGACAAGAAGCAGTTCGACGAGGCCATCGCCTCGAAGCCGGCCGACTACGTGCACCTGACCGACCCGACCCAGGGCTGCAAGGCTTCCGCCGGCAACGGTTCGCAGTTCTTCTGCGACTACGCCGTGCAGATCGTCAAGCAGATGTCGCAGCTCGGTGCGACGCAGAAGCAGCGCGACGCAGCCTGGCGCAACGGCGGGTACACGATCCAGACCACGCTGAACCTGGACCTGAACAACGCGCAGAAGGACCTGATCAACCAGTACGCACCGAACACCGAGTCCAGGTTCGCCCTGGGTGGCGTGCTGAACTCGGTCGAGGCCGACACCGGCCGTGTGCTGACGATGGTGCAGAACAAGAACTACAACCAGCTGGCCAAGTGCGGCTCGCAGGGCGCAGACCCGAACGCCTGTGCGCCGGCCACCGACACGGGTCTGAACCTCAGTGTCGACCAGCAGTACGGCGGCGGCGAGGGCTTCCAGACCGGTTCGACGTTCAAGCCGTTCACGCTGCTGAACTGGCTGCAGAACGGCCACGGCCTGCAGGAGATCGTGAACGGGACGCCGCGGACGTTCTCGAGCTTCACGCAGTGCAAGTCGCCGATCTACACGCCGTACCCGGTGCGGAACGACGCACCGGGCGAGGGCGGCAACATGACCGTCGAGAACGCGACCTACCGCTCGATCAACAACTCGTACGTCCAGATGGCCCAGAAGCTCGACTTCTGCGACATCCGCGACACGGCCGAGAGTCTCGGCGTGCACCTGGCGAAGCCGCGCGCAACTTCGACCGAGTACGCGGACGACATGTCCAAGAAGACGACGAGCGACGTCCGGACGAACCCGTCGTTCGTCCTCGGTACCAACTACATCGCACCGCTGACGATGGCTGCCGCGTACGCGGGCATCGCGAACAAGGGCACGTTCTGCCGGCCGATCGCGATCGACAACGTCACGAACGCCGACGGCAAGTCGCTCGGCGGCCAGCCGAAGGACTGCACCCAGGCGATCGACCCGCAGGTCGCGGCCACCGCGATCTACGCGCTCAAGAAGGTCCTGACCATCGGTACCGCGGTCAACGGCCGGACGCCGGACGGCTTCGACGAGTTCGCCAAGACCGGTACCACCGACGAAGCAGACCAGATCTGGCTCGTCGGCGCGACCAGCAAGGCCGCGACCGCTGCGTGGATGGGCAACATCGAGGGCAAGCAGAGCCTCCGGTTCGTCTACGGTCCGAACGGCCAGTACGCCGGCTCCCGCACCGCGCTCTGGCGCCAGGCGCAGGCCGTCGTGAACACCCAGTACCCGGGCGGCGAGTTCGAGACCCCGTCCGCGGCGGCCATCCGCGGCAACAGCATCACCGTCCCGAACGTGGCCGGGCAGACCCCCGACGCGGCACGGGCAGCGCTCGCGAACGTCGGCCTGACCTACGTCGACGGCGGAGTGCAGTCCGGCGGCGGAACCGCGGGGACGGTCTCGTCGACCAGTCCGGCAGCCGGACTCCAGCTCTCCAAGGGCTCGAGCGTGACGGTCTACACCACCGACGGCTCGCAGGCCTCGGTCCCCGATGTCGGCGGCAAGAAGGTCGACGACGCGAAATCGACCCTGTCCGATGCCGGGTTCACGAACGTGGCCGTCGCGGGCGACTACGAGCGCGGCAACGGCAAGAACGAGTGCACGGTCGCCGCGGTCGCTCCGGGCGCCGGGACGGCCACGGCGAAGACCACCGGGGTGACCCTCAAGCTGTTCGGCAACAAGGACGGCAAGGCGCCGAAGGACTGCCGATGA